The proteins below come from a single Cannabis sativa cultivar Pink pepper isolate KNU-18-1 chromosome 3, ASM2916894v1, whole genome shotgun sequence genomic window:
- the LOC115709112 gene encoding probable protein S-acyltransferase 7 → MNAAPRQQQQPPPGASDLATGAAEGTVMLRTYKAWKGSNIFLCGGRLVFGPDVRSIALTVFLISAPVAIFCVFVARKLIDEFEDHWGVSIMVAVIVLAVLDLFLLLLTSGRDPGIIPRNAHPPEPEDFEGSIETGAGQTPQLRMPRVKDVIVNGITVKIKYCDTCMLYRPPRCSHCSICNNCVEKFDHHCPWVGQCIGLRNYRFFFMFILCATLLCLYVQGFCWVYIKKIMTDDDDDDMTIWKALIKTPASIALIIYSFIAFWFVGGLTFFHLYLISTNQSTYENFRYRYERRVNPFNKGIFKNFLETFCSSIPSSKNNFRKKIPKDPSILPRIVGGYENPIMGKAINDIEMGRKPVWDEGAVHNGDYEEEHVSNDDGPDKDQALHDADVSPDLSRNLPTESTERRDVSYSRRSSWGRRSGSLNISPEILALAAAGVGDSRRVTEGRNGTSFPSETGQSRPNS, encoded by the exons ATGAATGCGGCGCCACGCCAGCAACAGCAGCCTCCTCCTGGGGCTTCGGACTTGGCTACCGGAGCTGCAGAGGGAACTGTAATGCTTAGAACTTACAAGGCTTGGAAAGGAAGCAAT ATATTTCTTTGTGGTGGAAGGCTTGTATTTGGACCAGATGTAAGATCAATCGCGCTAACTGTGTTTCTCATTTCCGCCCCTGTCGCCATCTTTTGTGTCTTTGTAGCCAGGAAACTCATTGATGAATTTGAAGATCACTGGGGTGTATCCATTATGGTTGCTGTTATTGTACTGGCAGTGCTT GATTTGTTTCTTCTGTTGTTAACCTCTGGAAGAGATCCTGGTATAATACCTCGCAATGCTCACCCACCAGAACCCGAAGATTTTGAAGGGAGCATTGAGACAGGAGCAGGCCAAACACCGCAGCTGCGAATGCCACGGGTTAAGGATGTAATTGTCAATGGGATAACTGTGAAGATTAAGTACTGTGATACCTGCATGCTTTACAGACCGCCTCGTTGTTCTCACTGCTCGATATGCAATAATTGTGTTGAGAAATTCGATCATCACTGCCCCTGGGTTGGTCAGTGTATTGGACTG CGGAATTACCGTTTCTTCTTCATGTTCATCCTCTGTGCTACTCTTCTTTGTTTATATGTACAAGGATTTTGTTGGGTTTACATCAAGAAGATTAtgactgatgatgatgatgatgatatgaCAATCTGGAAAGCTTTGATCAAGACTCCTGCGTCGATTGCGCTAATAATTTACTCTTTCATTGCTTTCTGGTTTGTTGGTGGCCTTACCTTCTTTCATTTGTATCTCATTAGTACAAACCAG TCAACTTATGAGAACTTCAGATATCGATACGAGAGGCGAGTCAACCCCTTTAACAAAGGAATCTTTAAAAATTTCTTAGAGACATTCTGCAGCAGCATTCCTTCATCCAAAAACAATTTCAGGAAAAAGATTCCCAAGGACCCTTCTATTCTACCTCGAATTGTTGGGGGCTATGAAAATCCCATAATGGGGAAAGCCATTAATGACATAGAAATGGGAAGAAAACCAGTCTGGGATGAGGGTGCAGTTCATAATGGTGATTATGAAGAAGAACATGTCAGCAACGACGACGGCCCAGACAAGGATCAAGCGCTGCACGACGCAGATGTGTCACCAGATTTAAGCAGAAACCTTCCAACAGAAAGCACAGAGCGACGAGATGTTTCATACTCGAGGCGTTCTAGTTGGGGAAGGAGAAGTGGAAGCTTGAACATATCACCTGAGATTCTTGCTTTGGCTGCTGCTGGAGTTGGCGACTCGAGGCGTGTCACTGAAGGAAGGAATGGAACTAGTTTTCCATCAGAGACTGGACAATCTCGGCCTAATTCTTAG
- the LOC115709113 gene encoding mitochondrial import inner membrane translocase subunit TIM8, with product MDPSALNSPELLQFINQEKERAMLNEMVAKLTNVCWDKCVTGTPGSKFSNSEQTCLSNCARRYMDLSVIIMKRFQNM from the exons ATGGATCCTTCAGCTCTTAACAGCCCCGAACTACTCCAGTTCATCAAC CAAGAGAAGGAAAGAGCGATGCTCAACGAGATGGTGGCGAAGCTTACAAATGTATGCTGGGACAAGTGTGTCACCGGTACACCGGGGAGCAAATTCAGCAACAGTGAACAAACCTGCCTATCAAACTGTGCTCGGCGCTATATGGATTTGAGTGTCATCATCATGAAACGTTTCCAGAACATGTAA
- the LOC115710199 gene encoding NAC domain-containing protein 83, translating to MMNNNNNKYNFVRNNNGVIKLPPGFRFQPTDEELVFQYLRCKVFSFPLPPYSSDIVPEIINLSTYDPWDLPSASGDLEQDRYFFSNKEGKYKNGKRSNRRTSCGYWKSTGSDKKIVSSTMKNIVGTRKTLVFYNGKPPHGARTHWFMHEYTLTFDPQQISQNQISTDQNNWVLCRIFYKERSSKKDVEDDHHQNNNNIFEPKMFDLVMGCNINYNNNMGTTVVSSSSSSNSSSSSSSNYFNDVSSSNNNNATYNY from the exons ATgatgaacaacaacaacaacaagtaCAACTTTGTAAGAAACAACAATGGAGTAATCAAACTCCCACCTGGGTTTCGATTTCAGCCAACAGATGAAGAACTTGTGTTTCAATACCTTAGATGCAAAGTCTTCTCTTTCCCACTTCCACCTTATTCTTCTGACATTGTTCCTGAGATCATTAACCTTTCCACCTATGATCCTTGGGATTTGCCCTCAGCCTCag GTGATTTAGAACAAGATAGGTACTTTTTTAGCAACAAAGAAGGAAAGTACAAGAATGGGAAGAGAAGTAATAGGAGAACAAGTTGTGGTTATTGGAAAAGTACAGGCTCAGATAAAAAGATTGTATCTTCAACTATGAAAAATATTGTTGGGACTAGAAAAACTCTTGTTTTCTATAATGGAAAGCCTCCTCATGGAGCTAGAACTCATTGGTTCATGCATGAATACACTCTAACTTTTGATCCACAAcag ATTAGTCAGAACCAAATAAGTACAGATCAAAATAATTGGGTACTATGTCGAATATTTTATAAGGAAAGATCATCAAAGAAAGATGTTGAGGATGATCATCATcagaataataataacatttttGAGCCTAAAATGTTTGATCTTGTTATGGGGTGTAATattaattacaataataatatgggGACTACTGtagtatcatcatcatcatcttcaaactcttcttcttcaagctcgagtaattatttta